The sequence CCTGGAACTCCCACTGGCCGGGCATCACCTCGGCGTTGATGCCGGAGATCCCGAGCCCCGCCGCGAGGCAGTTGTCGAGGTGCTTCTCCACGATCTCGCGGCCGAAGATCTCGTCCGCGCCCACCCCGCAGTAGTAACCGCCCTGCGCGGCCGGGAAACCGCCCTCGGGGAAACCGAGCGGCCGGTGGCCGTCGAAGAAGGTGTACTCCTGCTCGATACCGAAGACCGGAGCCTGGCCCGCGAACTGCTCGGCGACCGGACGCAGCGCGGCACGCGTGTTGGACTCGTGCGGCGTCATGTCGATGTTGAAGACCTCGCACAGGACGAGGACGTCGTCGCCGCCGCGGATCGGGTCCGGACAGGTGAAGACGGGCTTCAGCACCCGGTCGGACGCGTGGCCCTCGGCCTGGTTGGTGCTGGAGCCGTCGAATCCCCAGATGGGAAGATCCGCCACGTCTCCCGACGGCGCGCCGTCCATGATCTTCGTCTTGGAGCGAAGCTTGGCGGTCGGCTCGGTGCCGTCTATCCAGATGTACTCAGCCTTGAACGTCACGGACGCCATCCTTTGCGGGTGCAGCGGTCTATGCAGCGCAGCTTGGCAAGAGGCGATTTCCCGTCCGTTGCCCGTGCATGAACCCCGTGTTACCGAGGTTTCCTGCGGTTTTCCCGGGGCGGCGGAGGCACCGGAGGCCGCTTCCTCAGAGGCTGCTCCTGAGCAGAGCCGAGAACCCGGCCGCCCGTATCCGGCGCACCAGCTCCTCCCGGCTCGACCCCAGCGCGGCGGCCGCCCGGTCCAGCTCCCAGTCGGCCCCGGCCACCGTCCGCAGCAGATGGCCCCGGCGGATCTGCGCGTCGGAGAGCCGGAACGTCTTGAGATAGGCGACCTGCCCCCGGTGATCGGTGATCGTCTCCCCGATGTGCTGCCCGCCTCCGTCCCGGACGAACGGCGGCAGGAAACGCCACAGGGTGAAGGACTTCATCCGGTACACCCGGTCGAACGCGTACGACGTGTCCAGCAGCTCCCGCGCGAACAGGGTGCCGTGCGCCTCGGCCCACGCCCGCTCCTGCGCCCGCGCGGCCGACCGCAGCTCGCCGAGGTCCCGGATGTGGTCCGCGCCCCCGATCCGCACGGGAGTGTCGGCCACCGGAGCCCCGTACAGCGCGTACTGGTGCACCAGCTCCCCGTAGAGGTCCTCCACCAGCGAGGCGTGCAGCAGGCGGTAGTCGTCCGGGTGCGGCACGACGCACGCGGCGGCGAGCGCGTCGGACACGTACACCATCACGCCGCACTGGCCCGGGTGGATCTCGAAGATCCGCAGCGCGTCCGCGAGCCCGCGCACCGACCGCCCGAGGTACGCGTCCTCGGCACGCGGCGAGAGCCCGTCGCGCAGGGCCGTGCGCGACCACTCCTCCCAGGCCGTCGACGGGCCGCCGAAGTGCAGCGCCAGATACCCCTCCAACGCCAGGTGCAGCGGCAGGAACCGCAGCCGGTCGCCGGACCGCCGCTTGGCCATCCGGTGGTGCGGAACCGGCGGCAGGGGGATGGCCCGGGGCGCGTCGCCGCCACCGAACTGGGTGCCGTACGCGGCCGACTGCCGGCCCGCCCCCGGGCCCCGGCCGCCGTCTTTCTCGCCCGACCAGTCGGCGACCAGCCCGTGCGGGATGTACGAGATGTAGTGGCAGCGGGGATCCAGCTCGACGATCCCCGCGCCGAGCCCCTCGTACACCTCGCGGTGCAGCCGCAGCCCCGCCACCGGCGCCTCGCGGATCAGCGGGACGAGCCGGACACCGCCCCACACCTGCGCGGGACCGGCGGTGAGTCCGGTCAGCTCCAGCCGGTTCACAGTGTCACGTCCTCTCCGGGCGCCCGCGCGGTGCGGGCGGTCGTCGGTGCCGACTCCGTCCGCTTCACGAGGCCGCGCCCTCTCCGCTGATGAACCGGGCCACCTGCCGGTCCAGATACGCGTACAGCTCCGCGGGGCCCGTACGCCCCTCCGCGAACCGGGCGATCTCCACCAGGGCGGGCAGATCCTCCGCGTCCCGGATCCCGGCCGTCGCCACCCCCGCCGCCAGCCGGCGCACGTCGAAACCCTCGGCGTCGTATACGGGGTTGACGTGCACCACCGCCGTACGCCGCGCCGGATCCAGCCGGCGCCGCCACACCCGCAGCACCTCGCCCGCCAGGCCCGCCGGAGCGTTGTCCCAGCCGTCCGAGACGACCACCAGCCGCTCCGGAGCGGCCCCGTCGGCCCCCGGCTCCAACGCGTCCAGGATCCGCATCCCCAGCGGGGTCGGCCCCCACGGACGGACGAGCAGCGCGTCACCCGCCCCCGAGGTCCACAGCCCCCGGTACGCCCCCGGCGCGGCGAGCACCTCCAGCAGGTGGTGGCAGGCCAGCGCCACGGCGAGCGGCCGCCGCCGCTTCTGCCCCGAACCGGACGAGGAGAAGCTGTCGTCCAGCACCGCGTGCACCCGCCCCCAGCTCCCCGCGTGCGCGCCCGCCGCCCGCCGGGCCGCCGCGCGCAGGGCGCCGGTCAGCTCTGCCCGGCGCTCGGAGCGCTGCTCGAAGCCGAGCGACAGCACGTACAGCGCGAGCCGTGTCAGCGGCATCCCGGTCAGATCGACGTCCGGCCGCCGGTCGCCCGCGACCCGCTGCTCCTGGGCGCGCAGCCGCTCCAGCCGGGTCATCCGGGGCGCGGCCCCCTTCAGGAACACCTCGCGCTTCATCCCGTGCCTGGCGGCGAACCCCTCCGCCACGGTGAACGGCAGCTCGGCCACGGCCCCCTGCTCGTAGTGGGCGCGCCGCCAGGCGTCCAGCATCCCGTGCTCGTACCGGGGCAGTCGGCCCGGCCGGAACAGGAACGCCCCGACCTCGGCGAGCTGGGCGGCCCCCTCGGGGCAGGGCAGATGGACATGCCGGGCCACGGTCTTCAGCCCGGCCCGGTACTTCACCGCGTCATGGCCCAGATCCGGCCGGGCCGCCAGCCAGTCCCGAACGATCGCCCGGGTGCGGCGGTTGTTGACCTTGGCGCGGCGCAGCTCGCCGAAGAGCCGGTAGACGCGCTGCGGCGGCAGCGTCGCCAGCCGGGCCGCGATCAGCAGGCCCTCGGTCCGCCGCTCCTCGGGGGACGCCTCGTCCGAGGTCTCCAGCAGTCGGCGCACGATGAGCGCCGCGTTGTGGTGGTTGATGTCCAGCGCCAGCGAAGCCGCGTACATCCGGCGGTAGTTGACCCGTACGTAGGTATGGAGGAAGTCCAGGGAGAGCTGCTGGCCGACGGCGCGGGAGTGGAACTCGCGCTGCCCGGTCGCGGTGATCGCCGCGTTCACGAACAGGAGCACGTCCTCGGCGGCGACGAGGCCGGCGGCGCTGTCGGTGCGGTCGTCGGGTGTGTTCATGGCCGTCCCCCGGGTGGCTGGAGTGCCGGCCGGGGAATGGGGGCGCGAACAGCGAAATCATTGCTTCACAGGCAGGTCTCGGAAGTCGCACCGGAGTCCCGCGGCCGGCTCGGGAAACGTAACGGGGGAGGACGGCCGCGCGCCACCGGATTCAGGGCCGGCTTCCCCGCGGGGACCGGGGCGGGGTCGGCCGGGCCCGGGGTCTTCCGGGTCCTGGCGTCACGCGGGCCCCGGCGCCCTCCGGAGCCCTGCGTGGGCTCGCGCCCCGGCGCCCTTCGGCAGCTGACGTGATGCGGTCCCCCCGGCCCCCTGTCCGCCCGGCCGCCGCGCCCGGCACACTGGCACGCATGACGACTGCGGACACCACTCCTCTTCTGCGCATCGGCCTCCTCGGCACCGGCCCCTGGGCCCGTAACACCCAGGCGCCCGCGCTCGCCGCCCACCCCGGCGTCGAGCTGAGCGGAGTGTGGGGCCGCAGGGCCGAGGCGGCACACGCCCTCGCCGCCGTGCACGGGACCCGGGCGTACACGGGCGACGAGGGCATCGACGCGCTCCTGGAGGCGAGCGACGCGGTGGCCTTCGCACTGCCGCCGGACGTCCAGGCCCCGCTCGCGGTCCGGGCGGCGGAGGCGGGCTGCCACCTGCTGATGGACAAGCCGGTCGCCACGACGGTCGCCGGAGCCCGCGCGGTGGCCGAGGCGGCGGAGAAGGCGTCGGTGGCCTCGGTCGTCTTCTGCACGCTGCGGTTCGCGCCCGAGACCTCGGCCTGGATCGCCGAACAGGCCGCGGTGGGCGGCTGGTTCACGGCACGCGCCCAGTGGCTGGGCTCGCTCTACGCCGCCGGTTCGGCCAGCGAGTACGCGGACTCCCCGTGGCGCCGCGAGAAGGGCGGCCTGTGGGACGTCGGCCCGCACGCGCTGTCCGTGCTGATCCCGGTCCTGGGCGACGTCGAGCACCTGACGGCCGCCGCGGGACCGGCCGACACCACGCACCTGATCCTGCGCCACACCTCCGGTGCGTCCAGCACCCTGACCCTCGGGCTGAGCGCCCCGCCCGGCGCGGCGGGCGTCGAGATCGAGCTGCGGGGCGAGCGGGGCACGGCGTCGGTCCCGGGCTGGGCGGGCGCGGAGACCGCGTTCCGGGG is a genomic window of Streptomyces sp. YPW6 containing:
- the glnII gene encoding glutamine synthetase — encoded protein: MTFKAEYIWIDGTEPTAKLRSKTKIMDGAPSGDVADLPIWGFDGSSTNQAEGHASDRVLKPVFTCPDPIRGGDDVLVLCEVFNIDMTPHESNTRAALRPVAEQFAGQAPVFGIEQEYTFFDGHRPLGFPEGGFPAAQGGYYCGVGADEIFGREIVEKHLDNCLAAGLGISGINAEVMPGQWEFQVGPLSPLEVSDQLWVARWLLYRTAEDFNVSATLDPKPVKGDWNGAGAHTNFSTRAMREGYDAIITACESLGEGSKPMDHVKNYGAGIDDRLTGLHETAPWNEYSYGVSNRGASVRIPWQVEQDRKGYIEDRRPNANVDPYVVTRLIVDTCCTALEKADQV
- a CDS encoding Gfo/Idh/MocA family protein; this encodes MTTADTTPLLRIGLLGTGPWARNTQAPALAAHPGVELSGVWGRRAEAAHALAAVHGTRAYTGDEGIDALLEASDAVAFALPPDVQAPLAVRAAEAGCHLLMDKPVATTVAGARAVAEAAEKASVASVVFCTLRFAPETSAWIAEQAAVGGWFTARAQWLGSLYAAGSASEYADSPWRREKGGLWDVGPHALSVLIPVLGDVEHLTAAAGPADTTHLILRHTSGASSTLTLGLSAPPGAAGVEIELRGERGTASVPGWAGAETAFRGAVDALAEAVRTGVPHACDARFGLHLTELLAAAEEQAQAG